A stretch of the Actinoalloteichus fjordicus genome encodes the following:
- a CDS encoding SIS domain-containing protein, with amino-acid sequence MLDRDLGEVLDDAALLQQADAVGLLRGGATAGAQIRSTQESAVEADLAARIEDRPRALVLLCRSAVGATASRLLSALLGPTCPVPVVLADLVPAWVGPLDVVVGHIEDGYDRPLAESVYRAARRGARLLLTLPEDGPVAAAASGSSVLLFPRVTAPAGLSLPRAVTGGLLAARALNLFSVDLDRVADGVDREAERDHPVHETFVNPAKTLALRLSDRIPLLWGLDPVATAVATHAAHSLASFSGLVADAGDYQNAVRRPALYRAVAGQAQSLDIFADPDDQVAPRPRVLLLSIQRGDEAMALARQAGETVPGGDVVSPETDLDSRAGSDGDVLGALSLAARFDLCAVYLGLATGALGGSGELAGAGR; translated from the coding sequence ATGCTCGACCGAGACCTCGGCGAGGTGCTCGACGACGCCGCACTGCTGCAGCAGGCCGACGCCGTCGGTCTGCTGCGCGGCGGCGCGACGGCGGGTGCGCAGATCCGCTCGACGCAGGAGAGCGCGGTGGAGGCCGACCTCGCGGCCCGTATCGAGGACCGGCCGAGGGCGTTGGTGCTGCTCTGTCGCTCCGCCGTCGGTGCGACCGCCTCGCGACTGCTGTCGGCGCTGCTCGGCCCGACCTGCCCGGTTCCCGTCGTCCTCGCCGACCTCGTGCCCGCCTGGGTCGGCCCGCTGGACGTCGTGGTCGGCCATATCGAGGACGGGTACGACCGGCCGTTGGCGGAGTCGGTGTATCGCGCCGCTCGCCGGGGAGCCCGGCTGCTCCTGACGCTGCCGGAGGACGGGCCGGTCGCGGCGGCGGCCTCCGGGTCCTCGGTGCTGCTGTTCCCGAGGGTCACGGCGCCTGCCGGGCTGAGCCTGCCCAGGGCCGTCACCGGCGGCCTGCTCGCCGCCCGTGCCCTGAACCTGTTCTCGGTCGACCTCGACCGCGTCGCCGACGGCGTGGACCGCGAGGCCGAACGCGACCATCCGGTCCACGAGACCTTCGTGAACCCCGCGAAGACGCTGGCCCTGCGGCTGTCCGATCGGATTCCGCTGCTCTGGGGCCTGGACCCGGTGGCGACGGCGGTGGCGACCCATGCCGCCCACTCGCTGGCGTCCTTCAGCGGCCTCGTCGCCGACGCAGGCGACTATCAGAACGCCGTCCGACGTCCCGCGCTGTACCGCGCGGTGGCCGGGCAGGCACAGAGTCTCGACATCTTCGCCGACCCCGACGATCAGGTCGCGCCGCGCCCCAGGGTGCTTCTGCTGTCGATCCAGCGCGGCGACGAGGCCATGGCCTTGGCGCGGCAGGCTGGCGAGACCGTGCCCGGCGGCGACGTCGTGTCCCCCGAGACGGACCTCGACAGCCGTGCGGGCAGCGACGGCGACGTGCTCGGCGCCCTGTCCCTGGCGGCCAGATTCGACCTCTGCGCCGTGTACCTCGGTTTGGCCACCGGCGCGCTGGGCGGCTCGGGAGAGCTGGCCGGAGCAGGTCGCTGA
- a CDS encoding NUDIX hydrolase, whose translation MRLHADTVEVLSTWQPPNAEQESMRQAFLAFLASSPDACRREYAPGHVTASALVLDASGQNTLLTLHPRVGRWLQLGGHCEPDDASLRAAALREATEESGIRGLRIDPMPLHLDVHAVTCSGGVPTRHLDVRYLVRAPAGSRAVRSAESLDLQWWPVDGLPSNVDSVPHMVELALGAED comes from the coding sequence GTGAGGCTGCACGCGGACACTGTCGAGGTGCTGAGCACCTGGCAGCCGCCGAACGCCGAACAGGAGTCGATGCGCCAGGCCTTCCTGGCCTTTCTCGCCTCCTCCCCGGATGCCTGCCGCCGCGAGTACGCCCCCGGCCATGTCACGGCCTCCGCGCTGGTGCTGGACGCCTCGGGCCAGAACACGCTGCTGACGCTGCATCCCAGGGTGGGGCGGTGGCTTCAGCTCGGCGGACACTGCGAACCCGACGATGCGAGTCTGCGGGCGGCGGCGCTGCGCGAGGCGACGGAGGAGTCCGGCATCCGGGGCCTGCGCATCGATCCGATGCCGCTGCATCTCGACGTCCACGCGGTCACCTGCTCGGGCGGGGTGCCCACCAGACACCTCGATGTGCGGTACCTCGTCCGTGCGCCTGCAGGCTCCCGGGCCGTCCGCAGTGCGGAGTCTCTTGACCTACAGTGGTGGCCGGTGGACGGACTTCCGTCCAACGTGGACTCCGTTCCCCACATGGTTGAACTCGCGCTCGGCGCCGAAGACTAG
- the cofD gene encoding 2-phospho-L-lactate transferase, whose translation MKVVVLVGGVGGARFLLGVKSALGLPIHGESPEAAPHQITAVVNTGDDVQMHGLQICPDLDTCMYTLSGAIDDAKGWGRAEETWTVQEELAAYGVEPDWFGLGDRDIATHLVRTRMLRAGYPLSTVTEALSARWRPGVRLLPMSDDRVETHVVIDDPEAGEGGRRAVHFQEWWVRHRAGPTAHAIGPVGIEEAAPAPGLLDAVKEADVVLFAPSNPVVSVGTILAVPGVRDALRETSAPVIGVSPIIAGRPLRGMADACLTAIGVESTAEAVGRHYGSRTADEEGLLDGWLVHTGDESAVPGVTVRAVPLLMSSPEATSAMVHAAFDLAGVRT comes from the coding sequence GTGAAGGTTGTCGTACTCGTCGGCGGGGTCGGTGGCGCCCGCTTCCTGCTGGGCGTGAAGTCTGCATTGGGGCTCCCGATCCACGGCGAATCCCCGGAGGCCGCACCACACCAGATCACCGCCGTGGTCAACACCGGCGACGACGTCCAGATGCACGGCCTCCAGATCTGCCCCGACCTGGACACCTGCATGTACACCCTCAGCGGTGCCATCGACGACGCGAAGGGGTGGGGGCGCGCCGAGGAGACCTGGACCGTCCAGGAGGAGCTCGCCGCCTACGGCGTCGAGCCGGACTGGTTCGGCCTCGGCGACCGCGACATCGCGACCCACCTCGTGCGCACCAGGATGCTGCGGGCGGGCTATCCGCTGTCCACGGTGACCGAGGCGCTGAGCGCTCGCTGGCGCCCCGGTGTGCGGCTGCTGCCGATGTCCGACGACCGCGTCGAGACCCATGTCGTGATCGACGACCCCGAGGCGGGCGAGGGCGGGCGTCGCGCCGTGCACTTCCAGGAGTGGTGGGTGCGACACCGTGCGGGGCCCACCGCCCACGCGATCGGGCCGGTCGGCATCGAGGAGGCGGCGCCGGCACCGGGACTGCTGGACGCGGTGAAGGAGGCCGACGTGGTGCTGTTCGCCCCGTCCAATCCGGTGGTCAGCGTCGGCACGATCCTCGCCGTGCCCGGCGTGCGCGACGCCCTGCGCGAGACCAGCGCCCCGGTGATCGGCGTCTCGCCGATCATCGCGGGCCGTCCGCTGCGGGGGATGGCCGATGCCTGTCTCACGGCGATCGGCGTCGAGAGCACGGCCGAGGCCGTGGGCAGGCACTACGGCTCCCGCACCGCCGACGAGGAGGGACTGCTGGACGGCTGGCTGGTGCACACCGGCGACGAGTCGGCGGTCCCCGGCGTCACGGTGCGCGCGGTGCCCTTGCTGATGTCGTCGCCCGAGGCGACCTCGGCGATGGTGCACGCGGCATTCGACCTGGCGGGAGTACGCACGTGA
- a CDS encoding amino acid permease, whose product MPRGLKRIKSVEQSIADTDEPGSRLRKELTAWDLMVFGVAVVVGAGIFTLAARTAGNIAGPSVSLSFVLAAVTCGLAALCYAEFASTLPVAGSAYTFSYATFGEFLAWIIGWDLILEFALAAAVVSKGWSDYLREIFALIGLDVPTQVSLGGVAFDWGAVLLVAGLTTVLVLGTKLSSRVSQVITAIKVAVVILVIVVGAAYVRAENYTPFIPPAADSSTAAGGLDQSLLSLFFGMETSTYGIFGLLAGASIVFFAFIGFDVVATTAEETRNPQRDVPRGILGSLAIVTVLYVLVALVLTGMQPYTELATPPGGDDATLATAFAANGVDWAAAVISVGALAGLTTVVMVMMIGQVRVLFAMSRDGLVPKVLSPTGSRGTPVRSTLLVGGVVAVVAGFFPAGTLEEMVNVGTLFAFILVSAGVIVLRRTRPDLKRGFRAPLVPLVPILAILACIWLMLNLTALTWVRFLVWMALGVLVYFVYGRRHSVLGRRQREEDQTAGGSAGR is encoded by the coding sequence ATGCCACGCGGCCTGAAGCGGATCAAGTCGGTCGAGCAGTCGATCGCGGACACCGACGAGCCGGGCAGCAGACTCCGCAAGGAGCTGACGGCCTGGGACCTGATGGTCTTCGGGGTGGCCGTCGTCGTCGGTGCGGGCATCTTCACGCTCGCCGCCCGCACGGCGGGCAACATCGCGGGCCCTTCGGTGTCGTTGTCCTTCGTGCTGGCCGCCGTGACCTGCGGTCTCGCGGCGCTCTGCTATGCCGAGTTCGCGTCGACGCTTCCGGTGGCAGGCTCGGCGTACACCTTCTCCTATGCCACCTTCGGCGAGTTCCTCGCCTGGATCATCGGCTGGGACCTCATCCTGGAGTTCGCCCTGGCGGCCGCCGTGGTGAGCAAGGGCTGGTCGGACTACCTCCGTGAGATCTTCGCGCTGATCGGCCTCGACGTGCCGACGCAGGTCTCGCTGGGTGGCGTGGCGTTCGACTGGGGTGCGGTGCTGCTCGTCGCGGGACTGACCACCGTTCTCGTCCTGGGCACCAAGCTGTCCTCGCGGGTCAGCCAGGTGATCACCGCGATCAAGGTCGCCGTCGTCATCCTGGTGATCGTGGTCGGCGCCGCGTATGTGCGAGCCGAGAACTACACGCCGTTCATCCCGCCCGCCGCCGACAGCTCGACGGCGGCAGGCGGGCTGGACCAGTCGCTGCTGTCGTTGTTCTTCGGCATGGAGACCAGCACCTACGGGATCTTCGGCCTGCTGGCGGGTGCCTCGATCGTCTTCTTCGCCTTCATCGGGTTCGACGTGGTCGCCACGACGGCCGAGGAGACGCGGAACCCGCAACGCGACGTACCTCGGGGCATCCTCGGCTCCCTGGCGATCGTCACGGTCCTGTACGTGCTGGTCGCGCTGGTCCTCACCGGGATGCAGCCCTACACGGAGCTGGCGACGCCGCCCGGCGGTGATGACGCGACCTTGGCGACCGCCTTCGCCGCGAACGGCGTGGACTGGGCGGCGGCGGTGATCTCCGTCGGCGCGCTCGCGGGGCTGACGACCGTGGTGATGGTCATGATGATCGGCCAGGTGCGCGTGCTCTTCGCGATGTCTCGGGACGGGCTGGTGCCGAAGGTGCTCTCGCCGACCGGCTCCCGAGGCACTCCGGTCCGCTCCACGCTGCTGGTCGGCGGCGTGGTGGCCGTGGTCGCGGGCTTCTTCCCGGCAGGCACGCTGGAGGAGATGGTCAACGTCGGGACGCTGTTCGCCTTCATCCTCGTCTCGGCGGGCGTCATCGTGCTGCGCCGGACCCGACCGGATCTGAAGCGCGGCTTCCGCGCTCCGCTGGTGCCCCTGGTGCCGATCCTGGCGATCCTGGCCTGCATCTGGCTCATGCTGAACCTCACCGCGCTGACCTGGGTCCGGTTCCTGGTGTGGATGGCCCTTGGCGTGCTCGTCTACTTCGTCTACGGCCGACGGCATTCCGTGCTCGGTCGCAGGCAGCGCGAAGAGGATCAGACTGCGGGCGGGTCCGCAGGTCGATGA
- the manA gene encoding mannose-6-phosphate isomerase, class I — protein sequence MDLLRNPVRPYAWGSRTAISALLGQPVPAPHPEAELWLGAHPSDSSTLVRADGSEAALVEVLHADPHSQLGKACAQRWGGRLPFLMKVLAADEPLSLQAHPSAEQAAEGFAREEAAGVPLDASDRNYRDRNHKPELICALTEFHALAGFRDATRTVELLAALDVPQLAHYVDLLAAVPGPEGLRALFTTLITLPQGAVDALLPPVLDGCIRHVQAHGRFDRECRTVLELGEAYPGDAGVLAALLLNRVVLAPGEALYLPAGNLHSYLRGTGVEIMANSDNVLRGGLTPKHVDVPELMRVLDFRGGDMPVLTGDRRRERVTVYPTEASEFELSRLDWNSDAGALAASDGVGDRAEDLTVRLEPVGPQVLLCTAGRVRLLAEDGGTLTISRGQAVWLAAVDPAVEVVPVEHDEEGRTQLFHATAPV from the coding sequence GTGGACCTGCTGCGCAACCCCGTGCGTCCCTACGCCTGGGGGTCTCGGACCGCCATCTCCGCCCTGCTGGGCCAGCCGGTGCCCGCACCGCACCCCGAGGCCGAACTCTGGCTCGGCGCACACCCCTCCGACTCCTCGACCCTCGTCCGTGCGGACGGGTCCGAAGCCGCGCTCGTCGAAGTCCTGCATGCCGATCCGCACAGTCAGCTCGGCAAGGCCTGCGCGCAGCGCTGGGGCGGTCGGCTGCCCTTCCTGATGAAGGTGCTCGCCGCCGACGAACCCCTGAGTCTGCAGGCGCATCCCTCCGCGGAACAGGCCGCCGAGGGCTTCGCCAGGGAAGAGGCCGCAGGCGTGCCGCTGGACGCGTCCGACCGCAACTATCGGGATCGCAACCATAAACCGGAGCTGATCTGCGCTCTGACCGAATTCCACGCGTTGGCGGGCTTCCGAGATGCGACGCGGACGGTGGAGCTGCTCGCCGCGCTCGATGTTCCGCAGCTGGCCCACTACGTCGACCTGCTGGCCGCCGTCCCTGGCCCCGAGGGACTGCGGGCGTTGTTCACCACTCTGATCACCCTGCCGCAGGGGGCGGTCGACGCGCTGCTGCCGCCGGTGCTGGACGGCTGCATCCGACACGTCCAGGCGCACGGTCGTTTCGACCGCGAGTGCCGAACGGTGCTGGAGTTGGGCGAGGCGTATCCCGGCGACGCCGGAGTGCTCGCCGCGCTGCTGCTCAATCGCGTCGTGCTGGCCCCGGGGGAGGCCTTGTACCTGCCTGCGGGGAATCTGCACAGCTACCTGCGGGGGACCGGCGTGGAGATCATGGCCAACTCGGACAACGTGCTGCGCGGCGGACTGACCCCGAAGCACGTCGACGTGCCGGAGCTGATGCGGGTGCTCGACTTCCGGGGCGGCGACATGCCCGTCCTGACCGGTGACCGGCGGCGGGAACGCGTCACCGTCTATCCCACCGAGGCGTCCGAGTTCGAGCTGTCCCGCCTGGACTGGAACTCCGATGCCGGTGCCCTCGCCGCGTCTGACGGCGTCGGCGACCGTGCCGAGGATCTCACGGTGCGGCTGGAGCCGGTCGGCCCGCAGGTGCTGCTCTGCACGGCAGGCCGAGTGCGACTGCTGGCCGAGGACGGCGGCACGTTGACGATCTCGCGTGGGCAGGCCGTCTGGCTCGCGGCCGTCGATCCGGCGGTGGAGGTCGTGCCGGTGGAACACGACGAGGAAGGACGCACTCAGCTCTTCCACGCCACCGCGCCGGTCTGA
- a CDS encoding WhiB family transcriptional regulator: MEGLTDLFDTGEEEQDWQERALCAQTDPEAFFPEKGGSTREAKRICAGCEVRAECLEYALAHDERFGIWGGLSERERRKLKKRAS; encoded by the coding sequence CTGGAAGGACTGACCGATCTGTTCGACACGGGGGAAGAGGAACAGGATTGGCAAGAGCGTGCACTATGTGCGCAGACTGATCCTGAGGCGTTCTTTCCCGAGAAGGGAGGATCGACCAGGGAGGCCAAGCGCATCTGCGCAGGCTGCGAGGTGCGAGCGGAGTGTCTGGAGTATGCATTGGCACACGACGAGCGCTTCGGCATCTGGGGCGGCCTCTCCGAGCGGGAGAGACGCAAATTGAAGAAGCGGGCCTCCTGA
- a CDS encoding metallopeptidase family protein, protein MVAAHGYQRRTRSRRDRRGRGLRGALYPPSTPAARSRSEKFDALVLEALEPLEQRWRTELTQLDVAVDDVPELNVEPHTEAEQGVDVVEDGRVPLARLIPAGVDRRGVPTRARIVLYRRPLEARAQDGIDLSDLVHDVLVEQVASYLGLDPDVVDGES, encoded by the coding sequence GTGGTCGCAGCGCACGGATATCAGCGACGGACGCGGTCCCGTCGAGACCGCCGAGGACGAGGTCTTCGGGGCGCACTGTATCCGCCGTCGACTCCCGCCGCACGGAGTCGATCGGAGAAGTTCGACGCCCTGGTCCTGGAGGCCCTCGAGCCGCTGGAGCAGCGGTGGCGTACCGAGCTGACCCAGTTGGACGTGGCGGTCGACGACGTCCCCGAGTTGAACGTCGAGCCGCACACCGAGGCGGAGCAGGGCGTTGACGTGGTCGAAGACGGCCGGGTGCCGCTCGCGCGGCTGATCCCGGCGGGCGTCGATCGGCGAGGCGTGCCGACGAGAGCGCGCATCGTGCTCTACCGGCGCCCGCTGGAGGCCAGGGCGCAGGACGGGATCGACCTCTCCGACCTGGTGCACGACGTGCTGGTGGAGCAGGTCGCCAGCTACCTCGGTCTCGATCCCGACGTGGTCGACGGCGAGTCCTGA
- a CDS encoding DUF3499 domain-containing protein codes for MRRCSRTGCTNPAVATLTYAYADSTAVVGPLATFAEPHSYDLCEAHAMRLTAPKGWEVVRYEGEFAIPQPTVDDLTALAEAVREAGRVDRAHEAVEGTISRGPRAHLRVIPTPPED; via the coding sequence GTGAGACGGTGCTCGCGAACCGGGTGTACGAACCCGGCTGTCGCCACGCTCACCTACGCGTATGCGGACTCGACTGCCGTGGTGGGGCCGCTGGCCACCTTCGCGGAACCGCACAGCTACGACCTCTGCGAAGCCCACGCCATGCGGCTCACCGCCCCCAAGGGTTGGGAGGTCGTCCGTTACGAGGGCGAGTTCGCGATTCCGCAGCCCACCGTCGACGACCTCACCGCGCTGGCCGAGGCGGTTCGGGAGGCAGGTCGCGTCGATCGTGCCCACGAGGCCGTGGAGGGGACGATCAGCAGGGGCCCGCGCGCCCATCTGCGCGTCATCCCGACTCCGCCGGAGGACTGA
- a CDS encoding site-2 protease family protein, whose protein sequence is MMRSAVRPSPLFLAILAVTVAGALLTLVEQQIALTTGIVLLVIGGWAVSLCLHEFGHAAVAFRGGDHSVRAKGYLTLDPRRYTDPVLSLLLPMLLLLAGGIPLPGGAVWINRHALRSKGVESAVSLAGPLTNLVLGALLVMSVSLFQPPLGLAAGLSYLAYVQIIAFVLNILPVPGLDGYGALEPYLPYQARRYGQIARPWAPLALFALLLGLPELGITVLSDTLFGLTAWIFDLMGGEALYAQLGQMEFRFWN, encoded by the coding sequence GTGATGCGATCTGCCGTCCGGCCGAGTCCCCTGTTCCTCGCCATCCTCGCCGTGACCGTCGCAGGCGCGCTGCTGACGCTCGTCGAGCAGCAGATCGCGTTGACGACCGGCATCGTGCTGCTGGTCATCGGCGGTTGGGCGGTGTCGCTGTGCCTCCACGAGTTCGGCCACGCGGCGGTCGCCTTCCGGGGCGGCGACCACTCGGTGCGTGCCAAGGGCTATCTCACCCTCGACCCCCGTCGATACACCGATCCCGTGCTCAGCCTGCTCCTGCCGATGCTGCTCCTGCTCGCAGGCGGCATCCCACTGCCCGGTGGGGCGGTGTGGATCAACCGGCACGCGCTGCGTTCCAAGGGTGTCGAGTCCGCAGTGTCGCTGGCCGGTCCGCTGACGAACCTGGTGCTCGGTGCACTACTGGTGATGTCGGTCTCGCTGTTCCAACCGCCCCTGGGTCTGGCGGCGGGCCTGTCCTATCTGGCCTACGTACAGATCATCGCCTTCGTGCTCAACATCCTGCCGGTGCCGGGTCTGGACGGTTACGGCGCTCTGGAGCCGTATCTGCCGTACCAGGCCCGCCGTTACGGCCAGATCGCCCGCCCCTGGGCGCCGCTCGCGCTGTTCGCTCTGCTGCTCGGACTGCCCGAACTGGGAATCACCGTTCTGAGTGACACGTTGTTCGGCCTCACCGCATGGATCTTCGACCTGATGGGCGGCGAGGCGCTCTACGCCCAGCTCGGTCAGATGGAGTTCCGCTTCTGGAACTGA
- a CDS encoding phosphomannomutase/phosphoglucomutase codes for MHDLSGIVKAYDIRGVVDEELDEVVVRDIGAAFARLVGGPTIAVGHDMRDSSPRLSAAFAEGVTGQGVDVVDIGLASTDLLYFASGRLDVPGAMFTASHNPAKYNGIKLCRAGAAPVGQDSGLAEIRDMVEKGIPGFVGRHGSISHRELLADYAAYLHELVDLSGSRPLTVVVDAGNGMGGHTVPEVFGDLPLTIVPLYFELDGSFPNHEANPLDPANIVDLQAKVREIGADAGLAFDGDADRCFVVDENGDPVSPSAVTALVAVRELAKDPGGVIIHNLITSKAVPEIVAEHGGSPVRTRVGHSFIKQSMAETGAIFGGEHSAHYYFRDFWRADTGMLAAMHVLAALGEQADPLSELTREFSRYTASGEVNSTVAEPDQRMAQVKATFLEREGTTVDELDGLTVEVADGSWFNLRPSNTEPLLRLNVEGPGDAEMARLRDEVLSIVRG; via the coding sequence GTGCACGACCTGTCCGGCATCGTCAAGGCGTATGACATCCGAGGCGTGGTCGACGAGGAGCTCGACGAGGTCGTCGTCCGGGACATCGGCGCCGCCTTCGCCCGGCTCGTCGGCGGCCCCACGATCGCCGTCGGTCACGACATGCGCGACTCCTCGCCGAGACTGTCCGCCGCCTTCGCCGAGGGCGTCACCGGCCAGGGCGTCGACGTCGTCGACATCGGGCTGGCCAGCACCGATCTCCTGTACTTCGCATCGGGTCGGCTCGACGTGCCCGGCGCGATGTTCACCGCGAGCCACAACCCGGCGAAGTACAACGGGATCAAGCTCTGTCGGGCGGGTGCCGCGCCGGTCGGTCAGGACAGCGGGCTGGCCGAGATCCGAGACATGGTCGAGAAGGGCATCCCCGGCTTCGTCGGGCGTCACGGCTCGATCAGCCACCGTGAGCTGCTCGCCGACTACGCCGCCTACCTGCACGAACTGGTCGACCTGTCCGGTTCCCGGCCGCTGACCGTCGTGGTCGACGCGGGCAACGGCATGGGCGGTCACACCGTCCCCGAGGTCTTCGGCGACCTGCCGCTGACCATCGTCCCGCTGTACTTCGAGCTGGACGGCAGCTTCCCCAACCACGAGGCGAACCCCCTCGACCCGGCGAACATCGTCGACCTTCAGGCCAAGGTCCGCGAGATCGGCGCCGATGCGGGGCTGGCCTTCGACGGCGACGCCGACCGCTGCTTCGTGGTCGACGAGAACGGCGACCCGGTCTCGCCGAGCGCCGTCACCGCGCTGGTGGCCGTGCGCGAACTGGCCAAGGACCCCGGCGGAGTGATCATCCACAACCTGATCACCTCCAAGGCCGTCCCGGAGATCGTCGCGGAGCACGGCGGCAGCCCGGTGCGCACGAGGGTCGGGCACTCCTTCATCAAGCAGAGCATGGCCGAGACCGGTGCGATCTTCGGCGGCGAGCACTCCGCCCACTACTACTTCCGCGACTTCTGGCGTGCCGACACCGGCATGCTGGCGGCGATGCACGTCCTGGCCGCGCTGGGCGAGCAGGCCGACCCGCTGTCGGAGCTCACCCGCGAGTTCAGCCGCTACACCGCCTCGGGCGAGGTCAACTCCACGGTGGCCGAGCCCGATCAGCGCATGGCCCAGGTCAAGGCGACCTTCCTCGAACGTGAGGGCACCACGGTCGACGAGCTCGACGGACTCACCGTGGAGGTGGCCGACGGCTCCTGGTTCAATCTGCGTCCCTCCAACACCGAGCCGCTGCTGCGGCTGAACGTGGAGGGGCCAGGCGACGCCGAGATGGCCCGACTGCGAGACGAGGTCCTCTCGATCGTCCGCGGTTGA
- a CDS encoding coenzyme F420-0:L-glutamate ligase, whose translation MGDHAAPHSLEILPVPGLPEFTEGQDLAAAISAGAPWLRDGDVVVVTSKVVSKVEGRVVDVPADPEGREAARRALVLAEAQRVVASFRSTLITQNRLGIVQAASGVDNSNIALDKIALLPADPDGSAARLRAALRERSGVTVGVVITDTMGRAWRVGQTDAAIGAAGLGVLHHYQGGVDSYGNALAVTQVAVADEIAAAADLVKGKLGAMPVAVVRGLAVRDDGSVAADLIRPVEQDLFRLGADEAVAQGRREAVLLRRSIREFDSRPVDPTVLRRAIGIALTAPAPHHTRPVRFVWLRDEARRTRLLTAMREKWLRDLLTDGRDEEWARRRTRRGDLLFRAPELVLPFMVPDGAHSYPDERRSAAEHTMFTVAGGAAVQGLLVALAAEDVGSCWVSSTLFCPDLVREELELPADWHPLGAVAVGHPVDGPQSPREPRDPASGLVEL comes from the coding sequence ATCGGCGACCATGCGGCGCCGCACAGCCTGGAGATCCTGCCGGTCCCCGGCCTTCCCGAGTTCACCGAGGGCCAGGACCTCGCGGCGGCGATCAGCGCCGGGGCGCCCTGGCTGCGGGACGGGGACGTCGTCGTCGTCACCAGCAAGGTGGTGTCCAAGGTCGAGGGCAGAGTGGTGGACGTGCCCGCCGACCCGGAGGGCAGGGAGGCGGCCAGACGTGCACTGGTGCTCGCCGAGGCTCAGCGCGTCGTCGCCTCGTTCCGCAGCACCCTGATCACCCAGAACCGGCTCGGCATCGTGCAGGCCGCCTCCGGAGTGGACAACTCCAACATCGCGCTGGACAAGATCGCCCTGTTGCCTGCTGACCCGGACGGCTCGGCCGCGCGGCTGCGCGCCGCGCTGCGAGAGCGCTCGGGCGTCACCGTGGGCGTCGTCATCACCGACACGATGGGCCGGGCCTGGCGGGTGGGCCAGACCGACGCGGCGATCGGCGCCGCCGGGCTCGGCGTGCTGCACCACTATCAGGGCGGCGTCGACTCCTACGGCAACGCGCTGGCGGTGACCCAGGTCGCGGTGGCCGACGAGATCGCCGCCGCCGCCGACCTGGTGAAGGGCAAGCTGGGCGCCATGCCCGTGGCCGTCGTCCGAGGTCTGGCCGTGCGCGACGACGGTTCCGTCGCCGCCGATCTCATCCGACCGGTGGAGCAGGATCTGTTCCGGCTCGGCGCCGATGAGGCCGTGGCGCAGGGCCGTCGGGAGGCGGTACTGCTGCGGCGCTCGATCCGCGAGTTCGACTCCCGCCCGGTGGACCCGACCGTCCTGCGTCGAGCGATCGGCATCGCGTTGACGGCCCCCGCTCCGCATCACACCCGTCCGGTGCGGTTCGTCTGGCTGCGGGACGAGGCACGGCGCACCCGGCTGTTGACGGCGATGCGGGAGAAATGGCTGCGGGATCTCCTCACCGACGGACGCGACGAGGAGTGGGCCCGGCGGCGGACCCGCCGGGGCGATCTGCTGTTCCGGGCACCCGAACTCGTCCTGCCGTTCATGGTCCCGGACGGGGCGCACTCCTACCCCGACGAGCGACGGTCGGCGGCCGAGCACACCATGTTCACCGTCGCGGGCGGCGCTGCGGTGCAGGGTCTGCTGGTGGCGCTGGCGGCCGAGGACGTCGGGTCGTGCTGGGTCTCCTCCACGCTGTTCTGCCCGGATCTCGTACGGGAGGAACTGGAACTGCCTGCCGACTGGCATCCGCTCGGCGCCGTGGCCGTCGGACATCCGGTGGACGGACCGCAGTCGCCGCGCGAGCCGAGGGACCCGGCGTCGGGACTGGTGGAGCTGTGA
- a CDS encoding Trm112 family protein, giving the protein MSVTLDARLLEILACPCAEHGALLVGTPEDSEADMLTCTSCDRRFPVQEGIPVLLLDEAVPGPGTPPSGSTDGVSTSR; this is encoded by the coding sequence GTGTCCGTCACCCTTGACGCTCGACTTCTGGAGATTCTCGCCTGCCCGTGCGCGGAGCACGGTGCGCTCCTGGTCGGTACCCCGGAGGACTCCGAGGCCGACATGCTGACCTGTACGAGCTGCGACCGTCGGTTCCCGGTCCAGGAGGGCATTCCGGTGCTGCTGCTTGACGAAGCGGTCCCCGGTCCCGGCACGCCGCCCTCCGGCTCGACCGACGGGGTCTCGACGAGCAGGTGA